Proteins from a single region of Parasedimentitalea psychrophila:
- a CDS encoding NAD(P)/FAD-dependent oxidoreductase: protein MMPDRKSSLSSTLFDVVVIGAGVVGCAMARRFTLEGARVALVEKACDILDGASKANSAILHTGFDAPVGSIELDCIRKGAEEYRQIHQDMRLPLDAAGAYVVAWNDVEVARLDTLLEQAHRNGISNATLVGQTVLRDNEPHLSDRALAAISVPGEALIDPWSAPYAYLKQALQNGAEVFLKCEVTGGGFAGGEWQLETSRGVLNCRQVINCAGLYGDYVDQAVLGLSDFLITPRKGQFLIFDKAAASLLQAIILPVPTARTKGVVVCRTIFGNLLVGPTADEQQSRDEASTDTASLEGLMQAAIRIIPTLADMPITATYAGLRPATEQKEYRIIPRPDSNWITVGGIRSTGLSAALGIAQHVFAQYRDWGAAHEPLPDPRVPQANILAEQSARAWREGGQGDMICHCELVREAEIRQALTGPLAARSLAGLKRQTRVTMGRCQGFYCSARLTELTDGHFDIPLAKDIKHD, encoded by the coding sequence ATGATGCCGGACCGCAAATCCAGCCTCAGCTCTACCCTGTTCGATGTGGTGGTGATTGGCGCCGGCGTTGTCGGCTGTGCCATGGCCCGGCGGTTTACCCTAGAGGGCGCGCGGGTGGCGTTGGTGGAAAAGGCCTGCGATATTCTGGACGGCGCAAGCAAGGCCAACAGCGCCATTTTGCACACCGGGTTTGACGCACCGGTCGGTTCGATCGAACTGGATTGCATCCGCAAAGGCGCCGAAGAGTATCGGCAAATCCACCAGGATATGCGCCTGCCGCTGGATGCCGCCGGGGCCTATGTCGTGGCGTGGAATGACGTTGAGGTTGCCAGGCTGGACACATTGCTGGAACAGGCGCACAGGAATGGTATCAGCAATGCCACTCTCGTGGGTCAGACGGTCCTGCGCGACAATGAACCGCATCTGTCAGATCGGGCGCTGGCGGCAATCTCGGTTCCGGGCGAGGCTCTGATCGACCCGTGGTCGGCCCCCTATGCCTATCTGAAACAGGCGTTGCAGAATGGTGCAGAAGTGTTTCTGAAGTGCGAGGTCACCGGGGGCGGGTTTGCCGGTGGAGAATGGCAATTGGAGACGTCACGCGGTGTGTTGAACTGTCGTCAGGTGATCAATTGCGCCGGTCTTTATGGCGATTATGTGGACCAGGCGGTGCTGGGCCTGTCCGATTTTTTGATCACTCCGCGCAAAGGCCAGTTCCTGATCTTTGACAAGGCAGCCGCGTCGCTGTTGCAGGCGATCATTTTACCGGTCCCGACCGCGCGCACCAAAGGCGTGGTTGTGTGCCGGACGATTTTTGGCAACCTGCTGGTCGGCCCCACGGCAGATGAACAGCAAAGCCGCGATGAGGCGTCCACGGATACGGCCTCTCTCGAAGGTTTGATGCAGGCGGCAATCCGGATAATTCCGACGCTGGCCGACATGCCGATCACCGCCACCTATGCCGGTTTGCGCCCCGCGACCGAGCAAAAGGAATACCGCATCATCCCGCGTCCGGACAGCAACTGGATCACCGTTGGCGGCATCCGCTCAACCGGGTTAAGCGCGGCATTGGGCATCGCCCAGCATGTGTTTGCCCAGTATCGGGATTGGGGGGCTGCACATGAGCCGCTGCCGGACCCCCGAGTGCCGCAGGCCAATATTCTGGCCGAGCAAAGCGCGCGGGCATGGCGCGAAGGCGGGCAGGGCGACATGATCTGTCATTGCGAACTGGTACGCGAGGCCGAGATCAGACAGGCGTTGACCGGGCCGCTGGCGGCGCGGTCCTTGGCGGGGCTAAAGCGCCAGACGCGGGTGACCATGGGGCGCTGTCAGGGGTTCTACTGCTCTGCGCGCCTGACGGAACTGACCGACGGTCATTTTGACATCCCTCTAGCCAAGGACATCAAACATGACTGA
- a CDS encoding ABC transporter permease subunit — translation MKMAANGKRLHPDGEPFNILWEHAVQFGGESFTPLVADYWRAVGVDVTMKEVTSQLSREKAKASTRDINMEWDVPFEPNLISQVEYYIPPYSEGSPLVGQQWGNWGTTNGAAGEEPPAWAARLFELGKTWKTVLPGSDAYIKIGAEMVELRERLGLNRLWSVQYFDWISTIVLHGDFGNSWGWKRPVADVIAERMPFTLMLMYLGQKYFGPSVGGLFSPEFQDVDWNWARAKNLIRHLWVPIIVLGTSGTAYLIRTLRASVLDELNNKMYVIAARAGGLSPTQLLLKYPVRIALNPIVGVVMLNPRISPES, via the coding sequence ATGAAAATGGCAGCCAACGGAAAGCGTCTGCACCCTGATGGCGAACCCTTCAACATCCTGTGGGAACATGCGGTCCAATTCGGCGGTGAATCTTTCACCCCTCTGGTGGCAGATTACTGGCGCGCGGTTGGCGTTGACGTCACCATGAAAGAGGTCACCAGTCAGTTGTCGCGTGAAAAGGCCAAGGCCAGCACCCGCGACATCAATATGGAGTGGGACGTTCCGTTCGAGCCGAACCTGATCTCGCAGGTTGAATACTACATCCCGCCCTATTCCGAAGGCTCGCCGCTGGTTGGTCAGCAATGGGGCAACTGGGGGACCACAAACGGTGCCGCCGGAGAAGAGCCTCCGGCATGGGCCGCGCGCCTGTTCGAATTGGGTAAGACCTGGAAAACTGTTCTGCCCGGCAGCGATGCGTACATAAAGATCGGTGCGGAAATGGTTGAGTTGCGTGAACGTCTTGGCCTTAACCGCCTCTGGTCGGTGCAATATTTCGACTGGATCAGCACGATCGTCCTGCATGGGGATTTTGGCAATTCATGGGGATGGAAGCGACCGGTTGCCGATGTGATCGCTGAACGCATGCCGTTCACACTGATGCTGATGTATCTGGGGCAGAAATATTTTGGTCCAAGCGTGGGCGGTCTGTTTTCCCCCGAATTCCAAGACGTGGATTGGAACTGGGCACGGGCCAAGAATCTGATCAGGCATCTGTGGGTGCCGATTATCGTACTGGGCACCTCCGGCACCGCCTATCTGATCCGCACCCTGCGGGCCTCGGTGCTGGATGAGCTGAACAACAAGATGTATGTGATTGCGGCCCGGGCCGGTGGCCTGTCGCCCACGCAGCTGCTGCTCAAATACCCGGTGCGCATCGCCCTGAACCCAATCGTCGGCGTGGTGATGTTGAATCCCCGCATCAGCCCGGAAAGTTGA
- a CDS encoding DeoR/GlpR family DNA-binding transcription regulator — translation MSSQKRNPLARRQSLRHEIALRGTVSVTELCDILDASPATIRRDLAALEQDGFVSRGYGGASVRPIRHAEEALAIREQSHIRAKQAISRATIGLIKSGDTLFLNDGSTILPLINDLALTDLELFIATPAVNIAQILANNPNVTVCLLGGFLRQTSLATDGHFAEAMIDQINADLALLSCDGFSTTDGMCFSHAGDASIAQRMSKKATRTIGLVHRAKFDWRARMTGVPLSSIDTLVTDDLPPDVENGLTLANIEVIEAKHLTS, via the coding sequence ATGAGCAGCCAAAAACGAAACCCCCTGGCAAGACGACAGTCTTTACGCCACGAAATCGCATTGCGCGGCACCGTTTCTGTCACAGAATTATGCGATATCCTGGATGCCTCGCCGGCCACCATCCGGCGCGATCTGGCAGCACTGGAACAAGATGGCTTTGTCAGCCGCGGCTATGGCGGTGCCTCAGTGCGCCCAATCCGCCATGCCGAAGAGGCCTTGGCGATCCGCGAGCAAAGTCACATCAGAGCCAAACAGGCGATTTCGCGCGCCACCATCGGGTTGATCAAATCCGGCGACACATTGTTTCTGAACGATGGATCAACCATTCTGCCGCTGATTAATGATCTGGCCCTGACCGATCTGGAACTGTTTATCGCGACCCCGGCTGTCAACATTGCCCAAATCCTGGCCAACAACCCCAATGTCACCGTTTGCCTGCTGGGCGGCTTCCTGCGCCAGACATCACTGGCCACCGACGGTCATTTTGCCGAGGCGATGATTGATCAGATCAACGCAGACCTAGCGCTATTGTCCTGCGATGGTTTCAGCACCACCGATGGCATGTGTTTCTCGCACGCGGGGGATGCATCCATTGCCCAACGGATGTCGAAAAAGGCCACCCGTACCATCGGACTGGTACACCGGGCTAAATTCGACTGGCGTGCGCGCATGACCGGAGTCCCCCTGTCGTCAATCGACACACTTGTAACCGACGACCTTCCGCCCGACGTGGAGAACGGCCTGACCCTCGCCAATATCGAGGTGATCGAGGCCAAGCACTTGACCTCCTAA
- a CDS encoding porin family protein translates to MKSIATIVLATTILGLPTLAIAGEGWTGFYLGAHVGPTDAEVTFVGSTESDSSTAYGLQAGYNHSLSNNWVIGGELSYGTAKHSIGGDPPWDSDSIRLKFKTGYDLGTTLVYGILGYVNIDDGLDSEDGTTFGIGINYKATDTIILGGEILRDSVNFFGSDLDVTSLLFSVAYQF, encoded by the coding sequence ATGAAAAGTATCGCAACAATAGTTTTGGCTACTACAATTCTGGGATTGCCAACTCTGGCGATCGCTGGCGAAGGGTGGACTGGGTTTTACCTGGGCGCTCATGTAGGCCCCACCGATGCCGAAGTCACCTTCGTTGGCAGCACGGAAAGCGATAGCTCAACAGCTTACGGCTTGCAGGCTGGCTACAATCACAGCCTGTCCAACAATTGGGTCATTGGTGGCGAACTAAGCTATGGCACCGCAAAACACTCCATTGGTGGTGATCCTCCATGGGACAGTGACTCTATTCGTTTGAAATTTAAAACGGGGTATGATCTGGGAACGACATTGGTTTACGGCATATTGGGCTATGTAAACATTGATGACGGGCTAGACAGCGAAGATGGCACGACGTTCGGCATAGGTATCAACTACAAAGCGACTGACACCATCATTCTTGGTGGGGAGATACTTCGTGATTCTGTCAATTTTTTCGGTTCTGACCTAGATGTGACGTCACTTCTCTTCAGCGTAGCGTATCAATTCTAG
- a CDS encoding FGGY family carbohydrate kinase, which yields MRVVAIDQGTSSTRGFVLDETGLGKIICTRAHRQIYPQPGWVEHDPEELLQHVTDCIRAAGPVDAIGIDNQGESCLAWNGDTGEAISPVIVWQDRRTEARIASLKADGAEQLTMAKAGLPLDPYFSASKLAWILDNIAEARPLLAQGKLRLGTTDAFFLDRLTGHFATDITTASRTSLLGLETGQWAPELCALFGVPIQALPEIRPSMADFGAVRLDGCATPITVNVVDQQASLFGHGCRNAGAAKITFGTGAFAMVLTGDTLLRAPDQGLLPTIAWQATGSNPVCALDGGVYCASSALNWARSLGLFKQFDEINSFDAPAAIGRNLAFVPALTGLGCPHWDGSAAGLWIGMSLDTSAKDMVQAILEGIALRADQVITAMDALVPIGDRISIDGGMSANPYFCQFLSDVLQKQIIVQPMGEQTALGTALMVAGDPPRGTANAPACLRYDPAPEAPDKTLFAEAVSRSRNWRPKRV from the coding sequence ATGCGCGTTGTTGCGATCGATCAGGGCACCTCCAGCACCCGTGGGTTTGTTCTGGATGAGACCGGTTTGGGAAAAATCATCTGCACCCGCGCGCACCGGCAAATCTATCCCCAGCCCGGTTGGGTGGAACATGACCCGGAAGAGCTGTTGCAACATGTCACCGACTGCATCCGGGCGGCGGGACCCGTGGATGCCATTGGCATCGACAATCAGGGCGAAAGCTGTCTCGCGTGGAATGGCGACACTGGAGAGGCGATTTCGCCGGTCATCGTCTGGCAGGATCGGCGCACCGAGGCCCGCATTGCCTCGCTAAAGGCAGATGGGGCGGAACAGCTGACTATGGCCAAGGCCGGCCTGCCGCTTGATCCGTATTTCTCGGCCAGCAAACTGGCCTGGATTCTTGACAACATTGCCGAGGCACGTCCACTTTTGGCTCAGGGAAAACTGCGTCTTGGGACCACGGATGCGTTTTTTCTGGATCGCCTGACCGGGCATTTCGCCACGGATATCACCACTGCCTCGCGCACATCGCTGCTTGGTCTGGAAACCGGACAATGGGCCCCCGAGCTCTGTGCGCTGTTTGGCGTCCCCATCCAAGCATTGCCCGAAATCCGCCCCAGCATGGCCGATTTCGGTGCGGTCAGGCTCGATGGCTGTGCCACCCCGATCACGGTCAATGTGGTTGATCAGCAGGCCTCGCTTTTTGGGCATGGCTGCCGCAATGCCGGTGCCGCCAAGATCACCTTTGGCACCGGCGCGTTTGCCATGGTGCTTACCGGCGATACCCTGTTGCGGGCGCCGGATCAGGGATTGCTGCCGACAATCGCCTGGCAAGCCACTGGGTCGAACCCCGTCTGCGCGCTGGATGGAGGGGTATATTGCGCCAGTTCGGCCCTGAACTGGGCCAGATCGCTGGGGTTGTTCAAACAGTTTGACGAGATAAACAGCTTTGACGCACCCGCCGCCATTGGCCGCAATCTGGCGTTTGTGCCGGCGCTGACCGGGCTCGGTTGCCCGCATTGGGATGGGTCTGCGGCGGGGCTTTGGATCGGCATGTCGCTGGATACATCGGCCAAGGATATGGTGCAGGCAATCCTTGAAGGCATCGCCCTGCGCGCCGATCAGGTGATCACGGCAATGGACGCATTGGTGCCGATTGGCGACAGGATTTCCATCGACGGCGGCATGTCCGCCAATCCGTATTTCTGCCAGTTCCTAAGCGATGTGCTGCAAAAACAGATCATCGTGCAGCCGATGGGCGAACAGACGGCACTGGGCACTGCATTGATGGTGGCCGGAGATCCGCCCAGGGGCACCGCCAACGCGCCGGCCTGTCTTCGCTACGACCCCGCGCCTGAGGCGCCCGACAAAACTCTGTTTGCCGAAGCCGTATCGCGGTCCCGCAACTGGCGACCCAAACGGGTGTGA
- a CDS encoding ATP-binding cassette domain-containing protein — protein sequence MTSPDTTVPTTKEQSNKRRPEMASQWQLMWWKFKKHYLAMVGVIALSVLLFAAQNVRRLTVKMLDKVGISDPDRAFDQYPYAFSGGMRQRAMIAKALSCNPSGLIADEPTTALDVTIQAQVVAQIADDVAIMYMGRIVEQGPVREIFANPRMTVRDVIGEPLLANKVARGEELKQRVKQIATQCGLDVEHLSRYPHAFSGGQRLRIAIARALILHKEFIVCDEAVTAIETQKTAPWFLHLSLLRPHPPFIALAPYNTMYPPDDMRDPCDPEAATDHPFLAYVTRHHLDLEGLDQADDPAGDLAYAPQILTYAQKMLSWRLAHADRTLTGLYLSANGPKRAMP from the coding sequence ATGACCTCTCCTGATACAACGGTCCCGACCACCAAGGAACAGAGCAACAAGCGTCGGCCCGAGATGGCCTCGCAATGGCAGCTGATGTGGTGGAAGTTCAAAAAGCACTACCTGGCTATGGTTGGTGTGATTGCCCTTTCGGTGCTGCTGTTTGCGGCGCAAAACGTGCGCAGGCTGACCGTCAAGATGTTGGACAAGGTGGGCATCTCCGACCCGGACCGCGCCTTTGATCAATACCCCTACGCGTTTTCCGGCGGCATGCGGCAGCGGGCGATGATTGCCAAGGCGCTGTCCTGTAACCCGTCGGGGCTGATCGCGGACGAGCCAACCACGGCGCTGGACGTGACCATTCAGGCGCAGGTGGTGGCCCAGATTGCCGATGACGTGGCGATTATGTATATGGGGCGTATCGTCGAACAGGGACCGGTGCGGGAAATATTCGCCAATCCGCGCATGACGGTGCGCGATGTGATTGGAGAGCCCTTGCTGGCCAACAAGGTCGCCAGGGGAGAAGAGCTGAAACAGCGGGTCAAGCAGATCGCCACCCAATGTGGTCTGGATGTGGAACATCTGAGCCGCTATCCGCATGCCTTCAGCGGTGGCCAGCGCCTGCGTATTGCCATCGCCAGGGCCCTGATCCTGCACAAGGAATTCATCGTCTGCGACGAGGCGGTCACAGCGATCGAGACCCAAAAAACCGCGCCGTGGTTCCTGCATCTCAGCCTGTTGCGCCCGCATCCTCCGTTCATCGCGTTGGCCCCCTACAACACCATGTATCCCCCGGACGACATGCGGGACCCATGCGATCCTGAGGCCGCGACGGACCATCCGTTTCTGGCTTATGTGACGCGCCACCATCTGGATCTGGAAGGTCTGGATCAGGCCGATGATCCGGCCGGTGATCTGGCCTATGCACCGCAGATTCTGACCTATGCCCAGAAAATGCTGTCCTGGCGACTGGCCCATGCAGACCGTACCCTGACCGGCCTCTACCTGTCCGCGAACGGGCCCAAACGGGCGATGCCATGA
- a CDS encoding cold-shock protein yields MASGTVKWFNSTKGFGFIAPDGGSNDVFVHISAVERSGLTGLADNQKVTFDIEPGRDGRESAVNLALA; encoded by the coding sequence ATGGCCAGTGGCACCGTAAAATGGTTCAACTCTACTAAAGGCTTCGGCTTTATCGCACCCGATGGCGGCAGCAACGATGTATTCGTTCACATTTCCGCTGTTGAGCGTTCTGGCCTGACCGGCCTGGCCGACAACCAGAAAGTGACGTTTGACATCGAGCCCGGCCGTGACGGTCGTGAGTCCGCTGTGAACCTCGCACTGGCATAA
- a CDS encoding helix-turn-helix transcriptional regulator — protein sequence MHEMVQNQKTNQAALDYLDGFIDETRAADFLCQSVRTLQKWRVTGFGPSFYKPGRSVRYRRRDLRDWAESRRRKSTSQH from the coding sequence ATGCACGAAATGGTTCAAAACCAAAAAACAAACCAAGCCGCCCTAGACTATCTGGACGGCTTTATTGACGAAACACGGGCCGCAGACTTTCTCTGCCAAAGTGTCCGGACACTGCAAAAATGGCGTGTCACCGGCTTTGGCCCCTCCTTCTACAAACCGGGGCGTTCCGTGCGGTATCGCCGCCGTGATCTGCGGGACTGGGCCGAGAGCCGTCGCCGGAAAAGTACTTCTCAACACTGA
- a CDS encoding ABC transporter substrate-binding protein: protein MQILSYLWPRRYISGAKMGAALVVSMSVAGGALAASSPSVGDPQGITSQSPYQLDLSDYQAQGVGLSNFSVLKEGEEAGGYKVTLPPGQTGPAITFNQTIKDLRMGEVYADVRFRKAMSLAINRDELNEALWFGLGTPGAALPLGVALSPTRIAIMRSRLMRMQPMHCWTKWA, encoded by the coding sequence ATGCAAATTTTGAGCTATCTATGGCCCCGTAGGTATATTTCTGGTGCCAAAATGGGGGCTGCGCTGGTTGTCTCTATGTCGGTGGCCGGCGGTGCCCTGGCGGCAAGTTCTCCATCGGTTGGTGATCCCCAGGGGATCACGTCCCAATCCCCATATCAGCTGGATCTATCGGATTATCAGGCGCAGGGCGTCGGTCTGTCCAACTTCTCGGTTTTGAAAGAGGGCGAAGAGGCGGGCGGCTACAAAGTGACGTTGCCTCCGGGACAGACCGGCCCGGCGATCACTTTCAACCAGACCATCAAAGACCTCAGAATGGGCGAAGTTTACGCCGACGTGCGGTTCCGCAAGGCAATGTCGCTGGCGATCAACCGGGACGAACTGAATGAAGCGCTGTGGTTTGGCCTGGGAACTCCCGGGGCGGCGCTGCCGCTGGGTGTTGCTTTGTCACCGACGAGGATCGCAATTATGCGGTCGCGTTTGATGCGGATGCAGCCAATGCATTGCTGGACGAAATGGGCATGA
- a CDS encoding NAD(P)/FAD-dependent oxidoreductase has product MTDQIDVAIIGSGPSSLSAAIELKALGIARVVVLERDPEAGGIPRHCGHPPFGIREFKRVLTGPQYARKLVATARLVGVEIRTSTTVVEARPDGKLLLATKDGVAEIAPRRVIYATGVRETPRSCRFITGPRPLGVVNTGALQSTVYLQDRTPFERPVIIGTELVSFSAIMTCRHAGIKPVAMIEANEGVTARWPTGLFPRIVGVPLHLGTRLSAILGNRSVTGVEVVDRAGNHRVINCDGVILSGQFTPEVALARCGHLAVDAATKGPVVDQYGRCSDPCYFATGNVLRPVETAGWSWNEGRQTARWVAADLAGDLAPVGAEIEVVAADPVIRYVVPQRLSLAAGSAGMKHLQLRVTRRAKGTLVAMCGDQTLWKMPLNARPERRILVPVGKFTAAGKPVKIELKFIAE; this is encoded by the coding sequence ATGACTGACCAGATTGATGTGGCCATCATTGGCAGCGGTCCGTCCAGTCTTTCGGCGGCGATCGAACTCAAGGCACTGGGCATTGCCCGGGTCGTGGTGCTTGAACGCGACCCCGAGGCTGGCGGCATACCCCGCCATTGTGGCCATCCCCCCTTTGGCATTCGGGAATTCAAACGGGTTTTGACCGGGCCGCAATACGCCCGAAAACTGGTTGCCACGGCCCGTCTGGTCGGGGTCGAGATCCGCACGTCGACCACCGTGGTCGAAGCGCGCCCGGACGGGAAATTGTTGCTGGCAACCAAGGACGGCGTTGCCGAAATCGCACCACGCCGAGTGATCTATGCCACGGGTGTGCGTGAAACTCCGCGCTCTTGCCGGTTCATCACCGGGCCGCGGCCGCTGGGGGTGGTGAACACCGGGGCTTTGCAGTCGACGGTCTACCTACAGGATCGCACGCCATTTGAACGCCCGGTGATCATCGGCACCGAACTGGTTTCGTTCTCGGCAATCATGACCTGTCGGCACGCGGGCATCAAACCGGTGGCAATGATCGAGGCAAATGAGGGTGTCACTGCGCGTTGGCCCACCGGGCTGTTTCCGCGCATTGTGGGGGTGCCGCTGCATCTGGGCACCCGGCTGAGTGCCATTCTCGGCAACAGATCCGTCACCGGTGTCGAAGTGGTGGACAGGGCGGGCAATCACCGTGTTATCAATTGCGACGGGGTGATCCTGAGCGGTCAGTTCACCCCCGAAGTGGCGCTGGCTCGCTGTGGTCATCTGGCCGTTGATGCCGCGACCAAAGGTCCGGTGGTGGACCAGTACGGTCGGTGCTCGGATCCCTGCTATTTCGCCACGGGCAATGTTCTGAGACCGGTCGAAACCGCCGGATGGAGCTGGAATGAAGGCCGCCAGACCGCCCGGTGGGTGGCCGCAGATCTGGCTGGAGATCTGGCGCCGGTGGGGGCTGAGATTGAGGTTGTCGCCGCTGATCCGGTGATCAGATATGTGGTGCCGCAACGGTTGTCGCTGGCCGCTGGCTCCGCAGGGATGAAACATCTGCAACTGCGAGTGACGCGCCGGGCAAAAGGCACTCTGGTTGCCATGTGTGGCGATCAGACCTTGTGGAAAATGCCGCTAAATGCCCGGCCCGAACGCCGTATCCTGGTGCCGGTTGGAAAATTCACTGCCGCGGGCAAACCGGTAAAAATTGAACTGAAGTTCATAGCAGAATAG